TTTTCTTGTTGATGACATAACATTTCCTTTTATCTAATTTATTCTTCATCCTCTTCTTTTTCGCTATCCGCTGCAACGCTTGTAAAAGTGACAATCTGCGCTCCCTTATCTAGTCGCATTACTTTAACACCCAAAGTTGCACGTCCTGTTTGAGAAATATTGGCAACATTTGTCCGAATAATGACCCCTGTATTTGTGATAATCATCAAATCTTCATCACCATTCACAGCCATCAAACCTGCTAATGGACCATTTTTCTCAGTAATATTAGCTGTTTTCATCCCTTTTCCGCCACGTCCTTTCGTAGCGTATTCACTAGCTAAAGTACGCTTGCCATATCCTTTTTCAGTGATGACTAACACTTCTTGATCATTCGAAATGACACTTGCTCCTACAACATGGTCACCCGCACGCAAATTCACTCCGCGCACGCCGGTTGCAGCCCGTCCCATATTTCGGACTTGGTTTTCATTAAAACGTACAGCATAACCCATTTTTGTTCCAATAATGATATCTGCTTGACCATTTGTCAAAAAGACATTGATGAGTTCATCCTCATCTTTTAAATTCAGAGCTTTCAGACCGTTTTGACGAATATTAGCAAACTCTGTTACGCTTGTCCGTTTCACAACACCATAGCGCGTTGTAAAGAAAAGGTAGGAATTATTATCATGCTCGGCTTGAACGTTGATAATCGTTTGGATTGTTTCGCCTTCGTCCAATTTCAATAAATTAACAATCGGCAAACCTTTCGCTGTACGACCGTATTCAGGAATTTCATAGCCTTTCAAACGATAAACGCGACCTTTATTGGTAAAGAAGAGTAAGCGATCATGTGTGCTGGTAGAAACTAATTCACGGACAAAATCGTCATCCTTTACACCTGTTCCTTGAATACCACGACCACCACGTCTTTGCGCAGTGAATTCATCTTGGTTCAACCGTTTGATGTAACCCTTATTGGAAAGTGTAATCAAAACATCTGCTTCCTCGATGAGATCTTCATCTTCCAGAGCCAGTACTTCACCAACCATTAGTTCTGTACGACGTTCGTCAGAAAACTTACGTTTAATCTCTTCTAATTCTTCCTTGATAATCGCAACAACTCGTTCTGGTTTAGCTAAAATATCTGCTAAATCTGCTATCAATTTCATCAAGTCGTCATATTCAGATTGAATCTTATCCCGTTCCAATCCCGTTAAACGGCGAAGACGCATATCCAGAATCGCCTGACTTTGACGTTCGGATAATTCATAGCGTGCCATCAACTCTGCTTGCGCTTCTGCATCTGTCTCGCTGTTTCGGATGATGCGAATCACTTCATCAATGTGATCTAGTGCAATCAGCAAACCAGCTAAAATATGTGCACGAGCTTCCGCCTTTTCCTTATCAAAAACTGTCCGGCGTGTAACCACTTCTTTTTGGTGTTCAATATAAGCAAGCAAAATCTCGCGTAAAGACAGAATCTTTGGCACTCCATTTTGAATCGCCAGCATATTGAAGCTAAAATTCGTCTGCATTTGCGTTAATTTGAATAAATTGTTCAAAATAACATGCGCACTTGCATCCCGCTTCACTTCAATGATAAAACGAACCCCTTCACGGTTAGATTCGTCACGAACCGCTGTAATGCCGTCAATACGTTTTTCTTGGACTAACCGCACAATATGTTCGTGAACTTTGGTTTTATTGACCATATACGGAAATTCAGTAACCACAATTCGTTCACGACCAGATTTTGTTTCTTCGATTTCCGTCCGAGCACGTAGAACAATGGAACCTTTCCCAGTTTCATAAGCGCGATGAATGCCTGATTTCCCCATAACCAAAGCGCCTGTCGGGAAGTCTGGACCAGGCAACACTTCCATAAGGTCATGTGTGGTCACATCTGGATTATCCATGACTAATTTTACAGCATCAATGGTCTCACCAAGATTGTGAGGAGGAATGTTTGTTGCCATTCCCACAGCAATACCTGTCGCCCCATTGACCAGCAAATTAGGAAAACGTGACGGTAAAACTAATGGCTCACGCTCACTGCTATCATAGTTATCTGCAAAATCAACTGTATTTTTGTTGATATCGCGTAACATTTCAAGCGATATTTTGCTCATCCGAGCTTCTGTATACCGTTGTGCCGCAGGACCGTCTCCGTCCATAGAACCAAAGTTTCCGTGACCATCTACTAACATGTGGCGGTAAGACCACCATTGCGCCATCCGCACCATAGCTTCATAGATAGAGGAATCTCCGTGCGGGTGATATTTACCCATAACATCACCCGTGATACGAGCAGATTTCTTATGTGGTTTGTCAGGAGTCACCCCCAGCTCATTCATCCCATACAATATTCTACGATGAACAGGCTTTAAACCGTCTCGAACATCCGGAAGAGCACGAGCAACAATGACACTCATGGCATAATCGATGAAACTCGTCTTCATTTCGCTCGTTAAATTCACATTTACTAAATTATTATCCTGCATTAAAAAATGCCTCTCTTCAATTTATATGACCATATCATTATAACATAAATTGGGATTTTTTTCAGTAAACATCCCTTGTTATAAAAACGTTTACATAAGATGATATGTATTATATTCGTGACAAAATGTTACAAAAGTGATAGAATAGATGTGTAAAGGGAAAACGTTCCCCAATAAAATAAAGGAGATGTTTAGCAAAATGACTCTTACTAAACAACATAAAAAAGTCATCCTTGTCGGTGACGGTGCTGTAGGTTCTTCTTACGCATTTGCTCTTGTCAACCAAGGTATCGCTCAAGAACTTGGTATTGTTGATATTTTCAAAGAAAAGACGGAAGGGGATGCTGAAGACCTTAGCCATGCTCTTGCTTTCACTTCACCTAAGAAAATCTATTCAGCAGAATATGCTGATGCGCACGATGCAGATCTTGTCGTTTTGACTGCTGGTGCACCACAAAAACCAGGTGAAACTCGTCTTCAATTAGTTGAAAAAAACCTCCGCATCAATAAAGATGTTGTTACCAAAATTGTTGAGTCAGGATTTAACGGTATTTTCCTTGTGGCTGCTAACCCAGTTGATATCTTGACTTACTCAACTTGGAAATTCTCTGGATTCCCTAAAGAACGTGTCATTGGTTCAGGTACTTCTCTTGATTCAGCACGTTTCCGTCAAGCACTTGCTGAAAAATTAGATGTAGATGCTCGTTCTGTCCATGCTTACATCATGGGAGAACATGGTGATTCAGAATTCGCTGTTTGGTCACACGCCAACGTTGCAGGTGTCAACCTTGAAAATTATCTTCAAGACGTAGAAAACTTCAATGCTGCTGAATTAGTTGACTTGTTTGAAGGTGTCCGTGATGCTGCATACTCAATCATCAATAAAAAAGGTGCAACTTTCTATGGTATCGCAGTTGCCTTAGCTCGTATCACAAAAGCTATCCTTGATGACGAAAATTCAGTTCTTCCACTTTCAGTATTCCAAGAAGGTCAATATCCTGGCGTTACAGATTGTTACATTGGACAACCAGCTATTGTTGGCGCACATGGTATCGTACGTCCAGTAAATATCCCGTTGAATGACGCTGAAAAACAAAAAATGCAAGCTTCTGCTAAACAATTAAAAGACATCATCAATGATGCCTTCTCCAAAGAAGAATTTGCTTCAGCAGCTAAAAACTAAAGAATTTCCTTTCTTACTCCTTGTTTTATCAAGGAGTTTTTTCATATCTAAAATGGATACGATAAAGTCATAATGCCGTGCAAATCAGCTTTATCGTATCCATTTATTTTATATAATCTTACTTTATCAAACATATTTATCAATTTATTTCAATATATCTTTTAAATAAGGAACAATCTTTTCATCCTTCATATCTGGCAGCGCCCGAATCCAGCGAAACGCTGTATGCTCTTCCAAATCAAGTTTAATCTCTCTATATTCCAGCAATTTCGCCTTATACACTAGACGCGTAAAAACAATGCCCTTTGTATTATCATAACAGCTATCCTCATGAAGAATCGAACTTAATTGTACCTTTTGGTTGACTTCTTCCATTGCTTCACGCACAGCTCCTTCTCTTGGCAATTCGTCTTCTTCCACGCTACCTCCTGGAATATCCCAATATTCGGGATACATGTTTGGAGAACCACGTTTTATTTTACTTCGTTTAATAAGCAAATATTTTCCATCTTTTTCAATTAGAGCATGAGCAATCAATTTCACAGGCATTGGTAATCTCCCTTGTAAAAATAAAAAACCTTGCATATAACAAGATTTATAAGCAGATAACAATTATCCACCCTGAGGGAATCGAACCCCCATCTCAAGAACCGGAATCTTACGTGATATCCATTACACTAAGGGTGGCAACTATTATAGTATACACAAAAAATGAAAAAATAACAAGTAAAAAAGGACTGAAAACATAATTCCAATCCCTTTATTTTGCTTATAATTCAATGTCACCAAACAAGTCAGCCATTGAGAATCCAGTTTGAGTTTCTGGAAGTTCAAAGTCACGTTTTTCTTGGCGTTTTTGACGACGAGGACGTGATTGACGTTTTTCTTTTTGGCTGTCTTCTTGAGCCGGACGTTCTTCAAGAGCTTTGATAGAAAGCGATACGCGTTCTGCATCAGCATTTACATCAAGAACTTTTACGGTTACTTCTTGACCAACTTTAAGCACATCTTTTGGATTTTCAACACGCTTGTGTGAAATTTGTGAAATATGGACAAGTCCGTCAATACCTGGCAATACTTCAACAAAAGCACCGAAATCTGTCAAACGTTTAACTGTACCTTCAATCACATCACCAGCAGCTAATTTTTGTTCAACACCGTCCCATGGTCCAGGCGTTGTAGCTTTAAGAGAAAGTGATACGCGTCCTTCTTCTTCGTTCAAATCAAGAACTTTTACTTCAATTTCATCGCCAACTGATACAACAGATTTTGGTGAAACATTGCGTTCGTGTGACAATTCAGTTAAGTGAACAAGTCCGTCAACACCACCAAGGTCAATAAAAGCACCAAAGCTTGTGATACGTGCAACTTTACCAGTCACGATGTCACCAACAGCTAATTTGCTAAATACTTCAGCACGTGCTGCTGCAGCTTTTTCTTCTACTACTTCACGGCGTGAAAGAATGAAACGATTTTCTTTTGGATCCACTTCTTTAATTTTTGCTTCAAATTCTTGGCCAACAAAACGTTCAGTGTTACGAACGAAACGAGTATCTAGCATTGAAGCAGGGATAAATCCACGAAGTCCTTCAAATTCTACTGAAAGACCGCCTTTAACAGCACGAGTACCTTTTACAGTAACAACTTCTTCTTCACGTCCAACCAACTTGTCCCATGCCTTGCGAGCTTCTAAACGTTTTTTAGATACAAGGTAAGTAACTGTATCAGTATCTTTACCAACTACTTGACGAAGAACAAGCAATTCAAGTGTTTCACCTGGTTTTACAAGATCGTTAATGTCAGCTTCACGATCATTTGTCAATTCACGAAGGGTCAACACACCTTCTACACCAGTTCCAGCGATTGCAACATTAGCTTGGTTCGCATCAACAGTCAATACTTCAGCAGTAACGACGTCGCCTGGCTCAACTTGGCTAACACTATTTAGCAAATCTTCAAATTCATTCATCTAAAAAAATCCTCCAACAATCAAGCATTTCTCGCTTGACATACTTATAATATTTTTCCTAAGCACCGCAATGACATTGAACTATCTTTAACGTTTCTCACCCTATAAAGAAATAAAATACCCTAAGATATTTTACCATTTATCTGATATATTACCTAAGAACTGGGGTAGCTGGATTCGAACCAACGCATGAGGGAGTCAAAGTCCCTTGCCTTACCGCTTGGCTATACCCCAAAAAGAACGTGGTCATACCATTAAAAACTAAGTACGCTCATGGAGAGGGAGGGATTCGAACCCCCGAACCCGAAGGAGCGGATTTACAGTCCGCCGCGTTTAGCCTCTTCGCTACCTCTCCTGTATAATCAACAGTATTCATTATACCATTGATGAAAAGAAAATACAAGCATTTATTTACTCAAATTATAGGTTTCAATCAATTTTTCCACGGCATTTTCAAGTTTTTTATAAAAACTATCAACATTTTCATTTTTTATGATAGCAAATTGCCCGTCTAACTCAGCAATTTGACCAATGACTTTTTTACCAATAGATAAAACATAACCTTCGTACTGGTCAGTTCCTATTTTAACTTTGCTATCTGCCAATTGGATTTCAATCTTTTTATCTTTTTTACTCATCATATACCTCTTTCAAGTCTCTATTTTACAAAAAAATAGGAAAACTAGCAAGTGCTACGTGAAAATAAAAGCTACCTCAATCGAGAGATAGCTTCAAAAATTTTTAAACTTTTACAATCCAACCTTCTGGTGCTTCAACATCGCCAAATTGGATGCCGGTTAATTCATTATAGAGTTTTCGAGTGACAGGTCCAACTTCTGTTTCACTATAAAAGACATGGAAATCGTCACCGTGCTGAATACCACCAATTGGAGAGATGACCGCTGCTGTACCGCAAGCCCCTGCTTCAGCAAAACGATCCAAATCATCAATTGGCACATCTCCTTCGATAGCTTTCAAGCCCAAACGATGTTCTGCTAGGTATAGAAGAGAATATTTTGTGATAGAAGGAAGGATAGATGGGCTGTACGGCGTTACAAATTCGTTGTCTTTGGTAATTCCAAAGAAGTTTGCAGATCCCACTTCTTCAATCTTCGTGTGAGTAGCTGGGTCTAGATAAATGACATCAGAGAATTTCCTTTCATGCGCCATTTGTCCTGGAAGCAAGCTTGCTGCGTAGTTACCGCCGACTTTAGCAGCACCTGTTCCATAAGGAGCAGCACGGTCATACTTGTCAGAAACGATAAAGTTTGTTGGAATCAAGCCCCCTTTAAAGTAATTTCCAACAGGCATGGCAAACACGGTGAAAATGTATTCATCTGCTGGTTTAACACCGATGATGTCACCAACACCTAACAATAGCGGACGAATATAAAGGGTTCCTCCCGTTCCGTACGGCGGAACGTATTCTTCATTTGCACGAACCACTTGCTTTACAGCATCAACAAACATATCAGTCGGAACTTGCGGCATCAAGAGACGGTCTGAGGTACGTTGTAGACGTTTCGCGTTTTGATCTGGACGAAATAGTTGTACACTTCCGTCTTTCGTGCGATAGGCTTTCATTCCCTCAAAAGCTTGTTGCCCATAATGAAGACAAGGAGAAGATTCAGACATGTGCAGAGTTGCATCTTCAGTCAATCCTCCTTTTTCCCACTGACCATTTTTATAATAGGCAAGATAGCGATAAGGCAATTTCATATAGGAAAAGCCAAGATTTTCCCAATCAAGATTTACTGACATAACATTCTCCTTTTTAATTTTATGATTTTTATTTTACACTATTTTTAGATATTTTCAATAGTTTTTTGCAAAATTCTGAAAATTTTTTAATTTCAGTTTATACCTGAACAAAAAATCAGCCGCTTGGACTGATTTTCAATTATTTAATATTCGCAGAGAACACTTCTTCATCAGAAATAGTATCAGAGATAAAGCTACCGTTGCTGGTTCTTTCAGACAGACCGAGGTCAGCAAGATTCACTTGGTAAGTCGTTCCTTTGTTAGAAACAATAGAAAGAATCTGCTCTTCTTCTGCTGTTGGATGATCTGAACTAAAGAGGTCTAGTTCTGCAGGTTGCTCTCCAAAGACAGGACCTGCTTGGAAAATACGATGTGGCTTGGACTTCAGCTCGCGCAACACTTGCAAACCACGATTTGCTCGGCTCGTCACAGGAATATCTGCAACTGCCATTCGCTTGAGCGCTCCGCGCTGGGTCAAGATATAAAGTGAATCAGTATTGGCAATAAAAGCCGCTGCTAAGACATCATCTTTTTTGAGATTGATAGCTTTGACACCTGCTGCTTTAGCACCCACAACTGGCACTTCTTCAATATTAAACCGCAAGGCATAACCGTTCTTGGTCACTAGCATAACATCATCTAACTTGATTGGAGAAAGTGTGATAATTTGGTCGTCTTCATTTTTTAATTTAGCAAATTTAACAGACTTGGACTTATAGGTGCGCCAAGGACTGAATTCTTTTCGCTCTACTCGCTTGATTTGTCCTAGTTTTGTTACCGCAAAATAAGTTCCTTCGTCAAAATTATCAACTAATTCTGTATAAAGTACTTCTTCATTCGTCTCAAAATTAGTAATGGTCTGGCTAAGGTGCTCCCCGATTTCTTTCCAGCGAATGTCTGCCAATTCATGGACCGGTCGATAGATGACATTGCCAAGATTGGTAAAAATCAAAAGGTGCTGAGTGGTTTTCGCCGAGCTGACAAAAATCAGACGGTCGTCCTCGCGCTTGCCGACCTCGTCAACCGTTGATGAATTGAAAGAACGTGGACTGGTGCGTTTGAGGTAGCCGCCACGAGTGACGCTGACATAGGTTTCTTCTTCCACAATCAGACTAACCGTATCAATCTCAATGGCATTAGCCGTATCTTGCAATTCACTAAGACGAGGATTACCAAATTTCTTTTTGACCTCGCGGAGTTCGCGCTTCATGAGATTGTACATGGTCCGCTCATCGCCGATAATGGCAGAAAGCATATCAATTTTCTCACGTAATTCCGCCTGCTCTTCTTCCAAAATCACCACATCTGTATTGGTCAAGCGATAAAGTTGGAGAGTGACGATAGCCTCTGCCTGCTCCTCGGTGAAATCATAGCTGACCTTGAGGTTTTCCTTAGCGTCAGCTTTATTTTCCGACGCACGAATGAGCGCAATCACTTCATCCAAGATAGAAATCACTCGAATCAAGCCTTCCACGATATGCAGGCGCTTCTCTGCTTTCGCTTTGTCAAAACGACTACGCGCCAGAATAATCTCTCTTCGGTGGGCGATGTAACTAGTCAGAATCGGCACGATCCCTACCAAACGCGGCGTGAAATTGTCAATAGCCACCATGTTAAAGTTGTAATTGACCTGCAAATCCGTATATTTAAAGAGATAATTCAAAATCAGCTCGGTATTGGCATCCTTTTTCAGCTCAATAGCAATACGAAGCCCGTCACGGTCAGACTCATCCCGCACTTCTGCAATGCCAGCTACCTTATTATTGACCCGAACGTCATCAATCTTCTTGACCAGAACAGCTTTGTTAATGTCATAAGGAATTTCAGTGACAACAATCTGCTCTTTGCCGCCTTTGAGCTTTTCAATCTCCGTCCGAGAACGCACGACAACGCGCCCCTTTCCAGTCTCATAGGCTTTCTTAATCTCATCACGCCCTTGCACAATAGCTCCCGTTGGAAAGTCAGGGCCCGGCAGAAACTCCATGAGTTTGTCAACCTTGGCTTTGGGGTGGTCAATCATATACACCACCGCATCGATGACTTCCGCCAGATTGTGAGGCGGAATGTCCGTCGCATACCCAGCAGAAATCCCCGTTGCCCCATTTACCAAAAGATTTGGAAAGGCAGCAGGCAATACGGTCGGTTCTTTTTCCGTATCGTCAAAGTTCCAAGCAAAAGGCACGGTGTCCTTTTCGATGTCTTGGAGCAAGTAGCCCGCAATCTCAGACAGGCGAGCCTCGGTGTACCGCATAGCGGCTGGCGGATCGCCGTCCATAGAACCGTTATTTCCGTGCATTTCCACTAAAATCTCACGGTTCTTCCAGTCCTGAGACATACGCACCATGGCGTCGTAGATAGAGCTGTCACCATGCGGGTGGAAATTCCCCATGATATTTCCGACAGACTTTGCTGACTTGCGGTAGCCCTTGTCAAAGGTATTGCCGTCCTTGTTCATCGAATAAAGAATCCGACGCTGCACAGGCTTGAGTCCGTCACGAATGTCGGGCAAAGCCCGCTCTTGAATGATGTATTTGGAGTAGCGCCCAAAACGCTCTCCCATGATGTCCTCTAAGGACATATTTTGAATGTTACTCATAAGATACAAAGGGACGTTTCGGCTTGCCGAAAATTTCTGTAGAAAAATAGGAAATCGATGCAGGGTTCGATGAACTCCAATCGATTTATCTTTTTTCTAAGTCTTAGTCCCGTGTTCAGTTGCTATACAACCAAACTATCCTTTCTGTAATTTTCTTTTTTAATGCTTCCTGATGTAAGAGGCATCTCTTATGAATGAGCAAAGTGGATTATCACTTTCTTAGATTCAGTTTTTCTTTAGTGTACTGAATCATTTTTTCTGCAGTCTCTTTATCATAAGGAAAACCAGTCTTGAGAGAGAAAGCCTGAGCTTCTTTGTGAAAAAATTGCTGCGTAGACAGTAAAGACTGGATGAGGCTTTCTTTGTTGGAAAAATCAAGCAAAGTGGCAAATTCTTCTTCCTTCTCCGCGGGCAAATACTGAAACAGATACTTATAGTTCTTGCCGACATCAATCACTCCCTTGTTCGCTGCCACTTGCCAAGCTAGAAGCTTGAGCAATTCTTTCTGACAGATACCATAGAGATGATCCACCGCATACACAAATTGTTGTCTCTGAATGCCTTTGACAACGTAGGCTGAAACCCACCAGAATTCATTGCACGATTTTGCAAAATCATCCGCACTTGCTGGTTTTGTCCAATAGCGTTTGGGAGTGGGGGTATAGGGTCGAAAAAGTCCCTGTGGGTCGTCCAACACCATAAAGTCTGCTTCGCTATCCACCCATTCTTTGATATGCTCCTTAGGGCAAAGGGTCAAATCTATCCGATTACCATCTTCAAAGAGCATCAAGTAGAGCCGGCGATGCGCAAGTACATTATGCTGCTCAATAATGCGCTCCCCAAACTGCTCCAACCAAGCAAGGTCAGCTACCAGTCTATCCAAATTATCCACAATGTAGACCACATCATAGTCTTGAAACTCGTCCTTGGGAGCATCTGGATTTGTCCGTGAGCCGGACATGGCAACAGCATCGACTTTTAGCACTTTTGCAGTTTGCAAAATCAAATCCAACATTTCACTTTCAGTTCTCATGGAAGTACCTACCTTTTTGCTAGATCGCTTCTTTCACTTTCTTAACCGCTTTACGTTTTTTGTAGCGGCTGCGAATGGTATTGAGGTGGTCGCGAAGATCTGCATAGTGGCTTCTTTCTGGGTAGGCATAGGTCATAATAGCGGTAAAATCCAGCAGGAAATCGTAGATTTCTTGTAGCTGAATGCGGAGTTGCTTGCTTTGGCTAGGCACTTTGCCTTTTAACTCGGTCAAGCGCTCCTTATAGGCTTCTTCAAACCGCTTTTGTGCAGTCATCAAACTTTCCACATGAGCTTCCAAGTGCAGTTTTGCCAGCGCCGTTTGATAGGTTGATTTCTTCAGCTCTTGGAGCAGGTGGTTGATGCCCTCTGTCTCTTTTTCATAGTTGGCAGCCGCAATCCCTGCGTAATTTTTCAGCAAGCCTGCCAAGGTATC
This Streptococcus anginosus DNA region includes the following protein-coding sequences:
- a CDS encoding aminoglycoside 6-adenylyltransferase, which gives rise to MRTESEMLDLILQTAKVLKVDAVAMSGSRTNPDAPKDEFQDYDVVYIVDNLDRLVADLAWLEQFGERIIEQHNVLAHRRLYLMLFEDGNRIDLTLCPKEHIKEWVDSEADFMVLDDPQGLFRPYTPTPKRYWTKPASADDFAKSCNEFWWVSAYVVKGIQRQQFVYAVDHLYGICQKELLKLLAWQVAANKGVIDVGKNYKYLFQYLPAEKEEEFATLLDFSNKESLIQSLLSTQQFFHKEAQAFSLKTGFPYDKETAEKMIQYTKEKLNLRK
- a CDS encoding DUF6261 family protein: MTKEYGIISLTVRNLENNEFSQLMTESKEAIAAFNKAHKVESIYTSKLEEMSQHLAKFQEGLHQTKASRLVTSLDQADRERDDALGTLTALVRAFSRVKETATKEAYDTLAGLLKNYAGIAAANYEKETEGINHLLQELKKSTYQTALAKLHLEAHVESLMTAQKRFEEAYKERLTELKGKVPSQSKQLRIQLQEIYDFLLDFTAIMTYAYPERSHYADLRDHLNTIRSRYKKRKAVKKVKEAI
- a CDS encoding NUDIX hydrolase, with product MPVKLIAHALIEKDGKYLLIKRSKIKRGSPNMYPEYWDIPGGSVEEDELPREGAVREAMEEVNQKVQLSSILHEDSCYDNTKGIVFTRLVYKAKLLEYREIKLDLEEHTAFRWIRALPDMKDEKIVPYLKDILK
- a CDS encoding L-lactate dehydrogenase translates to MTLTKQHKKVILVGDGAVGSSYAFALVNQGIAQELGIVDIFKEKTEGDAEDLSHALAFTSPKKIYSAEYADAHDADLVVLTAGAPQKPGETRLQLVEKNLRINKDVVTKIVESGFNGIFLVAANPVDILTYSTWKFSGFPKERVIGSGTSLDSARFRQALAEKLDVDARSVHAYIMGEHGDSEFAVWSHANVAGVNLENYLQDVENFNAAELVDLFEGVRDAAYSIINKKGATFYGIAVALARITKAILDDENSVLPLSVFQEGQYPGVTDCYIGQPAIVGAHGIVRPVNIPLNDAEKQKMQASAKQLKDIINDAFSKEEFASAAKN
- the parC gene encoding DNA topoisomerase IV subunit A, with translation MSNIQNMSLEDIMGERFGRYSKYIIQERALPDIRDGLKPVQRRILYSMNKDGNTFDKGYRKSAKSVGNIMGNFHPHGDSSIYDAMVRMSQDWKNREILVEMHGNNGSMDGDPPAAMRYTEARLSEIAGYLLQDIEKDTVPFAWNFDDTEKEPTVLPAAFPNLLVNGATGISAGYATDIPPHNLAEVIDAVVYMIDHPKAKVDKLMEFLPGPDFPTGAIVQGRDEIKKAYETGKGRVVVRSRTEIEKLKGGKEQIVVTEIPYDINKAVLVKKIDDVRVNNKVAGIAEVRDESDRDGLRIAIELKKDANTELILNYLFKYTDLQVNYNFNMVAIDNFTPRLVGIVPILTSYIAHRREIILARSRFDKAKAEKRLHIVEGLIRVISILDEVIALIRASENKADAKENLKVSYDFTEEQAEAIVTLQLYRLTNTDVVILEEEQAELREKIDMLSAIIGDERTMYNLMKRELREVKKKFGNPRLSELQDTANAIEIDTVSLIVEEETYVSVTRGGYLKRTSPRSFNSSTVDEVGKREDDRLIFVSSAKTTQHLLIFTNLGNVIYRPVHELADIRWKEIGEHLSQTITNFETNEEVLYTELVDNFDEGTYFAVTKLGQIKRVERKEFSPWRTYKSKSVKFAKLKNEDDQIITLSPIKLDDVMLVTKNGYALRFNIEEVPVVGAKAAGVKAINLKKDDVLAAAFIANTDSLYILTQRGALKRMAVADIPVTSRANRGLQVLRELKSKPHRIFQAGPVFGEQPAELDLFSSDHPTAEEEQILSIVSNKGTTYQVNLADLGLSERTSNGSFISDTISDEEVFSANIK
- a CDS encoding branched-chain amino acid aminotransferase; this translates as MKKENVMSVNLDWENLGFSYMKLPYRYLAYYKNGQWEKGGLTEDATLHMSESSPCLHYGQQAFEGMKAYRTKDGSVQLFRPDQNAKRLQRTSDRLLMPQVPTDMFVDAVKQVVRANEEYVPPYGTGGTLYIRPLLLGVGDIIGVKPADEYIFTVFAMPVGNYFKGGLIPTNFIVSDKYDRAAPYGTGAAKVGGNYAASLLPGQMAHERKFSDVIYLDPATHTKIEEVGSANFFGITKDNEFVTPYSPSILPSITKYSLLYLAEHRLGLKAIEGDVPIDDLDRFAEAGACGTAAVISPIGGIQHGDDFHVFYSETEVGPVTRKLYNELTGIQFGDVEAPEGWIVKV
- a CDS encoding DUF2969 domain-containing protein; this translates as MSKKDKKIEIQLADSKVKIGTDQYEGYVLSIGKKVIGQIAELDGQFAIIKNENVDSFYKKLENAVEKLIETYNLSK
- the rpsA gene encoding 30S ribosomal protein S1 → MNEFEDLLNSVSQVEPGDVVTAEVLTVDANQANVAIAGTGVEGVLTLRELTNDREADINDLVKPGETLELLVLRQVVGKDTDTVTYLVSKKRLEARKAWDKLVGREEEVVTVKGTRAVKGGLSVEFEGLRGFIPASMLDTRFVRNTERFVGQEFEAKIKEVDPKENRFILSRREVVEEKAAAARAEVFSKLAVGDIVTGKVARITSFGAFIDLGGVDGLVHLTELSHERNVSPKSVVSVGDEIEVKVLDLNEEEGRVSLSLKATTPGPWDGVEQKLAAGDVIEGTVKRLTDFGAFVEVLPGIDGLVHISQISHKRVENPKDVLKVGQEVTVKVLDVNADAERVSLSIKALEERPAQEDSQKEKRQSRPRRQKRQEKRDFELPETQTGFSMADLFGDIEL
- the gyrA gene encoding DNA gyrase subunit A; this translates as MQDNNLVNVNLTSEMKTSFIDYAMSVIVARALPDVRDGLKPVHRRILYGMNELGVTPDKPHKKSARITGDVMGKYHPHGDSSIYEAMVRMAQWWSYRHMLVDGHGNFGSMDGDGPAAQRYTEARMSKISLEMLRDINKNTVDFADNYDSSEREPLVLPSRFPNLLVNGATGIAVGMATNIPPHNLGETIDAVKLVMDNPDVTTHDLMEVLPGPDFPTGALVMGKSGIHRAYETGKGSIVLRARTEIEETKSGRERIVVTEFPYMVNKTKVHEHIVRLVQEKRIDGITAVRDESNREGVRFIIEVKRDASAHVILNNLFKLTQMQTNFSFNMLAIQNGVPKILSLREILLAYIEHQKEVVTRRTVFDKEKAEARAHILAGLLIALDHIDEVIRIIRNSETDAEAQAELMARYELSERQSQAILDMRLRRLTGLERDKIQSEYDDLMKLIADLADILAKPERVVAIIKEELEEIKRKFSDERRTELMVGEVLALEDEDLIEEADVLITLSNKGYIKRLNQDEFTAQRRGGRGIQGTGVKDDDFVRELVSTSTHDRLLFFTNKGRVYRLKGYEIPEYGRTAKGLPIVNLLKLDEGETIQTIINVQAEHDNNSYLFFTTRYGVVKRTSVTEFANIRQNGLKALNLKDEDELINVFLTNGQADIIIGTKMGYAVRFNENQVRNMGRAATGVRGVNLRAGDHVVGASVISNDQEVLVITEKGYGKRTLASEYATKGRGGKGMKTANITEKNGPLAGLMAVNGDEDLMIITNTGVIIRTNVANISQTGRATLGVKVMRLDKGAQIVTFTSVAADSEKEEDEE